One Vespa velutina chromosome 9, iVesVel2.1, whole genome shotgun sequence DNA segment encodes these proteins:
- the LOC124951702 gene encoding uncharacterized protein LOC124951702 gives MNMTGRGFFVKIQLNLHAVSCPGVWLCPNGKITLKINTLNSNRESHRIAPVFPLLLHEKFTFEKMFSHVVTLTELQHSLEQEFFFAELVQWVTPSGRGVILATFETNLVDLLYPTSYFKGLLARVDIDLLMEPTKYFPGIIAPKIEVSTKTIIEGIMNIDDINMSGIHIINPKTINSKNASWINRKRPVKGIIRQKRVCHSQGIITDKNYQLSQQKSNNKLNSYVYPIKRVQCPNDQYCCAGKKSICNCEPCYSEQKSRPLASHNDLHIYDKCPVCLKYKYYFSNQNNPTNTAQSYNIYCKKDLLKDHHFSKCTCQFSNDKNHNIIQSPNNVYTGQKESTVSILESKVKTVDNINETYYKCGQNQLKDFYKNMEKFYKRMYEQARKHAEGINA, from the exons ATGAACATGACAGGAAGAggtttttttgttaaaatacaGCTTAATCTTCAtgct gtatCTTGTCCCGGTGTCTGGTTATGtccaaatggaaaaataactttaaaaattaatactctTAATTCTAATAGAGAGTCTCATAGAATTGCACCAGTTTTTCCATTACTACTTCatgaaaaatttacatttgaaaaaatgttttctcatGTAGTTACTTTAACAGAATTACAACATAGTCTGGaacaagaatttttttttgcagaatTAGTACAATGGGTTACACCTTCTGGTAGAGGAGTCATTTTAGCTACATTTGAAACAAATTTAGTTGATTTATTATACCCTACATCATATTTCAAAGGGCTATTAGCTCGTGTAGATATAGATTTACTTATGGAACCTACTAAATATTTTCCT ggTATAATAGCACCTAAAATTGAAGTGTCCACAAAAACTATTATAGAAGGAATTATGAACATAGATGATATTAATATGTCAGGGATACATATCATCAATCCAAAAACAATAAACTCAAAG AATGCATCATGGATTAATAGAAAACGTCCAGTCAAGGGTATTATCAGACAAAAGAGAGTTTGTCATAGTCAAGGAATAATTacagataaaaattatcaatt ATCCCaacaaaaatcaaataataaattaaattcatatgtatatcctATTAAAAGAGTGCAATGTCCTAATGATCAATATTGTTGTGCaggaaaaaaatctatttgtaATTGTGAACCATGTTATTCAGAACAAAAATCTAGACCCTTAGCTTCACATAatgatttacatatttatgacAAATGTCCcgtttgtttaaaatataaatattatttttctaatcaaaaTAATCCAACTAATACTGCACAaagttacaatatttattgtaaaaaagattTGTTAAAAGACCATCATTTCTCTAAATGTACTTGTCAGTTTTCTAATGATAAAAATCACAATATTATTCAATCTCCAAACAATGTATATACAGGACAAAAGGAATCAACAGTATCTAT ATTAGAATCGAAAGTAAAAACGGTAGATAACATAAATGAAACCTATTATAAATGTGGGCAAAATCaattgaaagatttttacaaaaacatggaaaaattttataagagaATGTATGAACAGGCAAGAAAGCATGCTGAAGGAATTAATGCATAA
- the LOC124951708 gene encoding uncharacterized protein LOC124951708 — MDPIKLRFYVERYEKESRTLKLQEKFVLTDQIKSLTGKFYARHDAVSLFDIPEEYIKFIERRTALKPKDIYKFRPPSVNMEYGWFIKPLIPRSFDPRLHFAKKGCDFIKKELYQRHLQKGLPVERFTGVPFKT; from the exons ATGGATCCTATTAAATTGCGTTTTTATGTTGAgcgatatgaaaaagaaagtcgTACATTGAAGCTACAAGAGAAATTTGTTCTTACAgatcaaataaaatctttGACTGGAAAATTTTATGCACGTCACGATGCTGTTTCTTTATTTGACATTCCAgaggaatatattaaatttattgagaGGCGTACAGCTTTGAAaccaaaagatatttataaatttaggCCTCCTTCAGTTAATATGGa ATATGGATGGTTTATAAAACCATTGATACCAAGATCATTTGATCCAAGATTACATTTTGCTAAAAAAGGATGTGATTTTATTAAGAAGGAGTTATATCAACGACACCTTCAGAAAGGTCTACCAGTAGAAAGATTTACTGGTGTCCCATTCAAGACATGA